A region of Sugiyamaella lignohabitans strain CBS 10342 chromosome A, complete sequence DNA encodes the following proteins:
- the CLB2 gene encoding B-type cyclin CLB2 — MSRQLRNRTRIGNENDENNNVGLVARARAKAVELDSNSNGINRLDKKPLGNLSANNNVNGNIAVGGVQDNVTRMTTRRRAALGDVSNVSKKTDPAAAGAATKGGLGIRAGSTVTNPTRASLLRSRNNGVTSNSSATAAGVASTTGNINTNGTARPGLTKTGADGGVATRTALRTTSWTSAGAGTGAGNHARHALNNGLNNSNIHSNGASNGASNAAAYRSASVGAASNTVANTASNAGEVDQITTKNIHLLDESSNSRASKRPKTSAMSGLVSSSSSSLSNDSTTNSSRLARNNTDTAASTSTSTSTGSSTNTLSSRNHSRPLAEIPLLEVPVPSRNSMARPSVLGKVAQTSTSRLSVASSASSSKQESETITSTHGTAEASSNSLVATTTTSPVQDWDDLDAEDFDDPLMVSEYVVEIFEFLYKSQYTYMPDADYVRNQTYFTWSMRDILVDWLGEVHTRFRLLPETLFLAVNIFDRYMSSVDVPGDEIQTIGITSMFIAAKYEEVFTPSVANFAYMVDNLAEEDILEAERGILRVLEFRNSYPNPMNFLRRISKADDYDINTRTIGKYLLEISLFEHRLLKYTPAEHSAAAMFLARRMLKRPSWDANMKHYSGGYDEESLKPILAIIVDYLVSAVTHEAFFRKYAHKRFLKASIIARTWAKENRLHYQLPSS; from the coding sequence ATGTCGCGCCAGCTCCGCAATCGTACCCGTATTGGGAATGAGAACGATGAGAATAACAACGTTGGTTTGGTAGCTCGAGCCCGTGCTAAGGCAGTTGAACTGGATTCTAATAGCAATGGTATCAATCGATTGGATAAGAAACCTCTTGGCAATCTTTCAGCCAATAATAATGTTAATGGAAATATCGCAGTTGGTGGTGTTCAGGACAACGTCACGAGAATGACGACTCGTCGTAGAGCGGCATTGGGTGATGTTAGTAATGTCAGCAAAAAGACCGacccagctgctgctggtgctgctaccaAGGGTGGTCTCGGTATCCGAGCAGGTTCTACTGTAACCAATCCTACAAGGGCTTCTCTTTTGagatccagaaacaatGGAGTCACTAGTAATTCAtcagctactgctgctggtgttgcgTCGACTACGGGTAATATCAACACTAATGGAACAGCCAGACCCGGTTTAACCAagactggtgctgatggaGGTGTTGCTACAAGAACCGCTCTCCGCACTACAAGTTGGACTTCGGCGGGTGCTGGTACCGGTGCCGGTAACCATGCCAGACACGCGTTGAACAATGGCTTGAATAATTCCAATATCCACAGCAATGGAGCCAGCAATGGAGCCAGCAATGCAGCAGCATATAGATCTGCTTCAGTCGGAGCTGCGTCTAATACTGTTGCCAATACTGCTAGCAATGCTGGTGAAGTCGACCaaatcaccaccaaaaacaTTCACTTGCTCGACGAATCGTCTAATTCAAGAGCATCCAAACGTCCCAAGACTAGTGCTATGAGCGGTTTAgtatcttcttcgtcttcgtctttGTCAAATGACAGTACTACTAACAGTTCGAGACTTGCTCGTAATAACACCGACACAGCTGCtagcaccagtaccagcaccagcaccggcTCGTCCACAAACACGTTGTCATCTAGAAACCACTCGCGTCCTCTAGCAGAGATCCCATTGCTGGAGGTGCCAGTACCATCGAGAAACTCCATGGCTCGTCCTTCGGTGCTCGGAAAAGTAGCTCaaacttcaacttctcGTTTATCAGTTGCCTCGTCAGCCAGCTCATCAAAACAAGAATCGGAAACCATCACTAGTACCCATGGCACTGCTGAAGCCAGCTCTAATTCTTTGGTAGCAACTACAACCACAAGTCCCGTACAAGACTGGGATGATCTGGATGCTGAGGACTTTGACGACCCACTGATGGTGTCGGAATATGTGGTTGAGATCTTTGAGTTCTTGTACAAGAGCCAGTATACATACATGCCCGACGCCGATTACGTGCGAAACCAGACTTATTTCACATGGAGCATGCGAGACATTCTCGTTGACTGGCTAGGAGAAGTCCACACCCGGTTCAGACTGCTTCCAGAGACACTGTTCCTGGCAGTCAACATCTTTGACCGATACATGTCATCAGTGGATGTGCCAGGAGACGAGATTCAGACGATTGGCATTACAAGCATGTTCATAGCCGCGAAATACGAGGAAGTGTTCACCCCGTCAGTGGCCAACTTTGCATACATGGTGGACAACTTGGCAGAAGAGGACATTCTCGAGGCCGAGCGAGGCATTCTGCGAGTGCTGGAGTTCCGCAATTCATACCCCAATCCCATGAACTTTCTCCGCCGCATTTCGAAAGCCGACGACTACGACATCAACACCCGTACCATTggtaaatatttattagagaTCTCGCTTTTCGAGCACCGACTCCTGAAATACACGCCTGCCGAACACTCTGCTGCCGCCATGTTTCTGGCCCGTCGCATGCTGAAACGGCCCTCATGGGACGCCAACATGAAACACTACTCCGGAGGCTACGACGAAGAGTCGCTAAAACCCATTCTCGCCATCATCGTCGACTACCTCGTATCCGCAGTCACCCACGAAGCATTCTTCCGCAAATACGCCCATAAACGGTTCCTCAAAGCGTCCATCATCGCCCGCACATGGGCCAAAGAAAACAGACTCCACTACCAACTCCCCTCCTCATAA
- the HNT1 gene encoding Hnt1p (Adenosine 5'-monophosphoramidase; interacts physically and genetically with Kin28p, a CDK and TFIIK subunit, and genetically with CAK1; member of the histidine triad (HIT) superfamily of nucleotide-binding proteins and similar to Hint; protein abundance increases in response to DNA replication stress; GO_component: GO:0005737 - cytoplasm [Evidence IDA] [PMID 11914276]; GO_component: GO:0005737 - cytoplasm [Evidence IDA] [PMID 14562095]; GO_component: GO:0005634 - nucleus [Evidence IDA] [PMID 14562095]; GO_function: GO:0003824 - catalytic activity [Evidence IEA]; GO_function: GO:0016787 - hydrolase activity [Evidence IEA]; GO_function: GO:0016787 - hydrolase activity [Evidence IDA] [PMID 11805111]; GO_function: GO:0000166 - nucleotide binding [Evidence IEA]; GO_function: GO:0000166 - nucleotide binding [Evidence ISS] [PMID 9164465]; GO_process: GO:0009117 - nucleotide metabolic process [Evidence IDA] [PMID 11805111]), which yields MFSEECPFCDIAASNRPGSLESTSTVFYSTEHVLAFLDIQPLVSSAAHVLVTSRKHYKTLDELASDPDTSAALGIALAKVSKALKTQFGAEAFNIVQNNGSAAGQVVPHVHFHVVIRKQQTNPPSTLPKSADLMKTLLSAPSYDSLDFKTKMAYSSLIFGRGTRQDLDDSWAATLVPQLRTALSSPKL from the coding sequence ATGTTTTCCGAAGAATGTCCATTCTGCGACATTGCTGCCAGTAACCGTCCTGGCTCGCTGGAATCGACGTCCACCGTCTTCTACTCCACCGAGCATGTGCTGGCATTTCTCGACATCCAACCGCTGGTTTCCTCAGCAGCCCATGTCCTCGTCACCAGTCGCAAACACTACAAAACACTGGACGAGCTTGCATCTGATCCCGACACTTCAGCTGCTCTCGGAATAGCACTTGCCAAAGTATCCAAAGCCCTCAAGACCCAGTTCGGTGCCGAGGCATTCAACATCGTGCAAAACAACGGCTCCGCTGCTGGCCAAGTGGTTCCCCATGTCCACTTCCACGTCGTCATCCGCAAACAACAGACCAACCCGCCCTCCACTCTACCCAAATCCGCCGACCTGATGAAAACACTCCTCTCAGCCCCCTCCTACGACTCTCTCGActtcaaaaccaaaatggCCTACTCCTCCCTCATCTTCGGCCGTGGAACCCGCCAAGACCTCGACGACTCATGGGCCGCTACTCTCGTCCCCCAACTACGAACTGCCCTGTCGTCCCCGAAACTTTGA
- the RPA49 gene encoding DNA-directed RNA polymerase I subunit RPA49 (RNA polymerase I subunit A49; essential for nucleolar assembly and for high polymerase loading rate; required for nucleolar localization of Rpa34p; GO_component: GO:0005736 - DNA-directed RNA polymerase I complex [Evidence IDA] [PMID 11486042]; GO_component: GO:0005736 - DNA-directed RNA polymerase I complex [Evidence IMP] [PMID 1409638]; GO_component: GO:0005736 - DNA-directed RNA polymerase I complex [Evidence IDA] [PMID 9837969]; GO_component: GO:0005730 - nucleolus [Evidence IEA]; GO_component: GO:0005730 - nucleolus [Evidence IDA] [PMID 21263028]; GO_component: GO:0005634 - nucleus [Evidence IEA,IEA]; GO_function: GO:0003677 - DNA binding [Evidence IEA,IEA]; GO_function: GO:0003899 - DNA-directed RNA polymerase activity [Evidence IEA,IEA]; GO_function: GO:0001054 - RNA polymerase I activity [Evidence IDA] [PMID 9837969]; GO_function: GO:0016779 - nucleotidyltransferase activity [Evidence IEA]; GO_function: GO:0016740 - transferase activity [Evidence IEA]; GO_process: GO:0008361 - regulation of cell size [Evidence IMP] [PMID 12089449]; GO_process: GO:0042254 - ribosome biogenesis [Evidence IEA]; GO_process: GO:0006362 - transcription elongation from RNA polymerase I promoter [Evidence IDA] [PMID 18160037]; GO_process: GO:0006360 - transcription from RNA polymerase I promoter [Evidence IDA] [PMID 9837969]; GO_process: GO:0042790 - transcription of nuclear large rRNA transcript from RNA polymerase I promoter [Evidence IMP] [PMID 12374750]; GO_process: GO:0042790 - transcription of nuclear large rRNA transcript from RNA polymerase I promoter [Evidence IGI] [PMID 9121426]; GO_process: GO:0006351 - transcription, DNA-templated [Evidence IEA]) — MASTKATEVVKLQTKLLIDDERESSAILGQFPGINVSETASFELYKSKSGKALVHGQSDKLEYDGVSEGKDGNKYCVAVYDPQTKSLQLVPTPLVALSTIVKSKKRVRGPDIKQSNVRNSIQRTALGEAFGTKKAKKAITDLERNKIDADLLQDLETAIVDTVKTSTENLPSHEKIQEALSSERPIPPYNLEATDTSLIYPLIDGVFSKQEYDAMKVASIILKEKDDAKRIAMFPQKTSTYIHTRVQNTILSEISSVDKIHKIKLLYYASLLIAVYENRRISSKTALLAKLGNPPEILVQGVINKFTVSKAGRFGRSKDMSFAIDPACENKLLCYFLVLALHLDNFSVEIPPLVHELSLKPSKLADLFKALGCNIKVVGASKSNNNAGLKIAVLKAPLRLPEVAKRKRAGGR, encoded by the coding sequence ATGGCATCTACAAAGGCTACTGAAGTTGTTAAGCTTCAGACGAAGCTACtgattgatgatgaacGCGAGTCATCGGCTATTCTGGGCCAATTTCCCGGCATCAATGTTTCAGAGACCGCTTCTTTCGAGCTATATAAGTCCAAGTCAGGCAAAGCCCTGGTTCATGGCCAATCTGACAAGTTAGAATATGACGGCGTTTCAGAAGGAAAAGACGGCAATAAATATTGTGTTGCTGTTTATGATCCTCAAACAAAATCGCTACAGCTGGTACCAACTCCATTAGTGGCTTTGTCGACCATTGTCAAATCTAAGAAGAGAGTTAGAGGCCCTGATATTAAACAATCCAATGTTAGAAACAGCATTCAAAGAACGGCTCTTGGTGAAGCTTTCGGTACTaagaaagccaagaagGCCATTACCGACTTGgaaagaaacaaaatcgaCGCTGATTTATTGCAAGACCTCGAAACCGCTATTGTGGACACTGTTAAGACATCTACCGAGAATCTGCCATCGCACGAAAAGATCCAAGAGGCTCTTTCCTCAGAACGTCCAATCCCACCATACAACTTGGAAGCTACTGACACTTCTCTTATTTATCCACTTATCGACGGTGTATTCAGCAAGCAAGAGTACGATGCCATGAAAGTGGCTTCTATTATTCTCAAAGAGAAGGACGATGCTAAACGCATTGCCATGTTCCCACAAAAGACCTCGACATATATCCACACCCGAGTTCAGAACACTATTCTGTCCGAGATCTCTTCGGTTGACAAAATCcacaaaatcaaacttCTTTATTATGCATCCTTATTGATAGCTGTTTACGAGAACAGACGTATTTCCAGCAAGACGGCGCTTCTCGCCAAGCTTGGCAACCCTCCAGAAATCCTCGTTCAAGGCGTTATCAATAAATTCACTGTTTCCAAGGCTGGTCGTTTCGGCAGATCCAAGGACATGAGCTTCGCCATCGACCCTGCTTGTGAGAACAAACTTCTCTGTTACTTCCTAGTCCTGGCTCTTCATTTAGACAACTTCTCAGTCGAGATTCCTCCTCTTGTCCACGAACTGTCGCTCAAACCATCCAAACTTGCTGACCTCTTCAAAGCCCTGGGATGTAACATCAAGGTCGTCGGTGCCTCCAAGTCAAACAACAACGCCGGTCTCAAGATTGCCGTCCTCAAAGCTCCACTACGACTACCAGAAGTAGCCAAAAGAAAGCGTGCTGGCGGCCGTTAG
- the JJJ3 gene encoding Jjj3p (hypothetical protein; contains a CSL Zn finger and a DnaJ-domain; involved in diphthamide biosynthesis; ortholog human Dph4; GO_component: GO:0005737 - cytoplasm [Evidence IEA,IEA]; GO_component: GO:0005737 - cytoplasm [Evidence IDA] [PMID 14562095]; GO_component: GO:0005634 - nucleus [Evidence IEA,IEA]; GO_component: GO:0005634 - nucleus [Evidence IDA] [PMID 14562095]; GO_function: GO:0008198 - ferrous iron binding [Evidence IDA] [PMID 22367199]; GO_function: GO:0046872 - metal ion binding [Evidence IEA]; GO_process: GO:0017183 - peptidyl-diphthamide biosynthetic process from peptidyl-histidine [Evidence IMP] [PMID 15485916]), whose protein sequence is MSSGLNLYEILGIRQWHGRENEISDDEIKQAYREALLESHPDKRQQRNEDHSTISIEEIRKAYTILSDPVARKEYLIRLQSGSHGTAPSGRGFVQLGDAVDLDDMTIHEDILNSSGETTTKWTKACRCGHSQGYVVWESDLLNNGSADEIKVPCVGCSLWITVQYSVEE, encoded by the coding sequence ATGTCATCCGGACTGAACCTGTATGAAATCCTGGGAATCCGACAATGGCACGGACGCGAAAACGAGATTTCCGATGACGAAATCAAGCAAGCATACCGGGAGGCACTTCTCGAATCGCATCCTGACAAACGTCAGCAGAGAAACGAGGATCACAGCACAATCTCCATAGAAGAGATCCGAAAAGCATATACCATATTATCAGATCCCGTGGCACGAAAAGAGTATCTAATTCGTCTTCAGAGCGGAAGCCATGGCACAGCACCCTCTGGAAGAGGATTCGTGCAACTTGGAGACGCTGTAGACCTCGACGATATGACGATACACGAAGACattctcaacagcagcggAGAAACGACCACAAAATGGACCAAAGCCTGCCGTTGCGGCCACTCTCAAGGCTACGTTGTCTGGGAATCTGACCTGCTCAACAACGGGTCTGCCGACGAGATCAAAGTGCCCTGTGTCGGCTGTAGCCTGTGGATCACGGTCCAGTACTCTGTCGAGGAGTAG
- the TIF6 gene encoding translation initiation factor 6 (Constituent of 66S pre-ribosomal particles; has similarity to human translation initiation factor 6 (eIF6); may be involved in the biogenesis and or stability of 60S ribosomal subunits; GO_component: GO:0005737 - cytoplasm [Evidence IEA,IEA,IEA]; GO_component: GO:0005737 - cytoplasm [Evidence IDA] [PMID 11238882]; GO_component: GO:0005730 - nucleolus [Evidence IEA,IEA]; GO_component: GO:0005730 - nucleolus [Evidence IDA] [PMID 17353896]; GO_component: GO:0005634 - nucleus [Evidence IEA]; GO_component: GO:0005634 - nucleus [Evidence IDA] [PMID 11238882]; GO_component: GO:0030687 - preribosome, large subunit precursor [Evidence IDA] [PMID 11583614]; GO_component: GO:0030687 - preribosome, large subunit precursor [Evidence IDA] [PMID 16188229]; GO_component: GO:0030687 - preribosome, large subunit precursor [Evidence IDA] [PMID 17443350]; GO_component: GO:0030687 - preribosome, large subunit precursor [Evidence IDA] [PMID 22735702]; GO_component: GO:0030687 - preribosome, large subunit precursor [Evidence IDA] [PMID 23212245]; GO_function: GO:0043023 - ribosomal large subunit binding [Evidence IEA]; GO_function: GO:0043023 - ribosomal large subunit binding [Evidence IDA] [PMID 9891075]; GO_function: GO:0043022 - ribosome binding [Evidence IEA]; GO_function: GO:0003743 - translation initiation factor activity [Evidence IEA,IEA]; GO_process: GO:1902626 - assembly of large subunit precursor of preribosome [Evidence IMP] [PMID 22735702]; GO_process: GO:0000466 - maturation of 5.8S rRNA from tricistronic rRNA transcript (SSU-rRNA, 5.8S rRNA, LSU-rRNA) [Evidence IMP] [PMID 11238882]; GO_process: GO:0000463 - maturation of LSU-rRNA from tricistronic rRNA transcript (SSU-rRNA, 5.8S rRNA, LSU-rRNA) [Evidence IMP] [PMID 11238882]; GO_process: GO:0042256 - mature ribosome assembly [Evidence IEA,IEA]; GO_process: GO:0006364 - rRNA processing [Evidence IGI] [PMID 17353896]; GO_process: GO:0042273 - ribosomal large subunit biogenesis [Evidence IEA]; GO_process: GO:0042273 - ribosomal large subunit biogenesis [Evidence IMP] [PMID 10206977]; GO_process: GO:0042273 - ribosomal large subunit biogenesis [Evidence IMP] [PMID 11238882]; GO_process: GO:0042273 - ribosomal large subunit biogenesis [Evidence IPI] [PMID 15100437]; GO_process: GO:0000054 - ribosomal subunit export from nucleus [Evidence IEA]; GO_process: GO:0000054 - ribosomal subunit export from nucleus [Evidence IGI] [PMID 17353896]; GO_process: GO:0042254 - ribosome biogenesis [Evidence IEA]; GO_process: GO:0006412 - translation [Evidence IEA]; GO_process: GO:0006413 - translational initiation [Evidence IEA,IEA]) — MCQTTIAGTRIVGRMTAGNRRGLLVPIQTTDQELQHLRNTLPDTVRIQRVEERLSALGNVICCNDYVALVHPDIERETEELIADVLGVEVFRQTVAGNVLVGSYASITNQGGLVHPQTSVQDQEELSSLLQIPLVAGTVNRGSAVIGGGMVANDWLAVVGLDTTAPELHVVESIFGLNNETPEKDMLIEHYY, encoded by the coding sequence ATGTGCCAGACCACTATTGCTGGTACCCGTATCGTAGGAAGAATGACTGCTGGTAACAGAAGAGGCCTTCTTGTGCCTATCCAGACCACAGATCAAGAGCTCCAACACTTGAGAAATACCCTTCCCGATACCGTCAGAATCCAAAGAGTCGAAGAGAGACTATCGGCTCTTGGTAACGTCATCTGCTGCAACGATTACGTTGCCCTTGTGCATCCCGATATCGAGCGTGAGACCGAAGAGCTCATTGCCGATGTCCTTGGCGTCGAAGTTTTCCGTCAAACTGTTGCCGGAAACGTTCTTGTTGGAAGTTACGCTAGCATCACAAACCAGGGAGGCCTTGTCCACCCACAAACTTCTGTccaagaccaagaagaGCTCTCATCCTTGCTACAAATCCCCCTTGTCGCCGGTACCGTCAACCGCGGTTCGGCTGTCATCGGAGGTGGCATGGTTGCCAACGACTGGCTCGCCGTGGTCGGTCTCGACACCACTGCCCCAGAGCTCCACGTCGTCGAGAGCATATTCGGTCTCAACAACGAGACCCCCGAGAAGGACATGCTCATCGAGCACTACTACTAG
- a CDS encoding E3 ubiquitin-protein ligase MARCH5: MSDRLESVSPGLRPLNQEDYRCWICLGTADEPPPHNQKDHHWCRPCRCNLVSHQTCLLEWAAEVASTNPRSLLYNSGPKTPQCPQCKSAIHIAKSKSLFIQLRDRIEAANASGFQLFFVTVIGGSIASAVYTSLYALGAASIRCICPRDMALPLLGISVTDQFVQIQPLSVRRMLLVPSIPIVLLLSGSRSTFADVVTLLMPLTLSDGDHLPWKLTGPRLTMALLPLARIGYHVLYDSLVEPIIQLCAARIRPSFSQGLTGRGDGEGAGVELAFDDDDNNGGPLRALGVNFEIVLHDENAGGAGDDPAGNIGDGIADEDGNNDNMNGLAGAGPDQAGRRGGRVGQRRNILTLLLGRLGVLVANALDRAVLPAAAVDNAIPPVIQDDDAIPPVGQDQVNGNLDDPLAGQLNNANQDNNNNNNNNIANGQAENNNGGPADARLVRRQRAADWVFSSQGWSLRAGNTLLLPLFSGIMGSGLSLIPAFRRLVPDKFNRNIIGGMLIIVLRDLVNIATALLRVRQENSRRVLDYVELAARGLD; encoded by the coding sequence ATGTCGGACAGATTGGAGTCCGTGTCGCCAGGATTGAGGCCGTTGAATCAGGAAGATTACAGGTGCTGGATCTGTTTGGGTACGGCGGACGAGCCGCCTCCTCATAATCAGAAAGACCACCATTGGTGCCGGCCGTGTCGGTGTAATCTGGTATCGCATCAGACCTGTCTGTTAGAATGGGCAGCAGAGGTCGCTTCAACTAATCCGCGGTCGTTGCTGTATAATTCGGGGCCGAAAACTCCCCAGTGTCCTCAGTGCAAATCCGCTATTCATATCGCCAAGTCCAAGTCGTTATTTATTCAGCTTCGTGACCGGATTGAAGCGGCCAATGCTAGTGGGTTCCAGCTGTTTTTTGTCACTGTGATTGGCGGTTCTATCGCAAGTGCCGTGTATACTTCTTTGTATGCccttggtgctgcttccaTACGATGTATATGTCCTAGAGACATGGCCCTGCCGTTATTGGGCATTTCAGTCACTGACCAGTTTGTCCAGATTCAACCACTGTCGGTACGACgaatgctgctggtccCGTCGATTCCAATAGTATTGCTATTATCAGGAAGTCGGTCGACTTTTGCTGATGTGGTTACGTTATTAATGCCTCTGACATTGTCTGATGGCGACCATTTACCGTGGAAATTGACTGGCCCAAGACTCACAATGGCATTGCTACCTCTGGCGAGAATCGGATATCATGTTCTTTATGACTCGTTAGTCGAGCCTATTATCCAGTTATGTGCCGCGAGGATTCGTCCTTCATTTAGTCAAGGTCTGACTGGTCGTGGCGATGGtgaaggtgctggtgtGGAATTGGCTtttgacgatgacgataaTAACGGCGGTCCGTTGCGTGCGCTGGGTGTaaattttgaaattgtgTTAcatgatgaaaatgctggtggtgctggtgatgatCCAGCTGGCAATATTGGTGACGGAATTGCGGATGAAGATGGAAATAACGATAATATGAATGGACTAGCTGGTGCGGGTCCAGATCAAGCCGGACGAAGAGGAGGACGGGTTGGTCAGAGACGGAATATATTGACACTTCTTTTAGGAAGACTCGGAGTTCTAGTTGCCAATGCGTTAGATCGAGCTGTtttgccagcagcagctgtcgATAATGCCATCCCACCTGTTATCCAGGATGACGACGCAATCCCGCCTGTTGGCCAGGATCAAGTGAATGGCAATCTCGACGACCCCTTGGCCGGTCAGTTAAACAATGCCAATCaagacaacaacaataacaacaacaacaatataGCAAACGGCCAAGCCGAAAACAACAATGGAGGACCTGCTGATGCGAGGTTGGTGCGACGACAACGGGCCGCCGACTGGGTTTTCAGTTCTCAGGGCTGGTCGCTGCGGGCTGGAAACACCCTTCTCCTGCCACTTTTCAGCGGCATCATGGGCTCAGGGCTCAGTCTGATCCCTGCTTTCCGCCGCCTCGTCCCCGACAAGTTCAATCGCAACATTATCGGCGGCATGCTCATTATTGTGCTGCGAGACCTCGTCAACATCGCCACTGCTCTACTCAGAGTTCGCCAGGAAAACAGTCGCCGTGTCCTCGACTACGTCGAGCTCGCTGCTAGGGGACTGGATTAG